TCAAGTGAGATCCTCACCCATCTCTCAACTTCTGATGCTGATTCAGAAAGTCTCCTCTTAAGAATAGACTTCTCTGCTTCACAACTCTCTGCATCAATATCTGCATGCAAGTCAAAAACAATTGAGGCTGAACTGTGCACCTTCAGATTTTAAATGAACAAATATCTGTGACATAAAGCTAGCTCACAAAAGAGAATACCAAAAGACAACTTACAGTTATGAATTGTCACTCAACTATGGATGTACAGACAGAATACTAGAGGCAAACAGATGATAGTGCAACATGGAACATGCCAATTTTATTACGACCTTGCTGGCCTAAAGTTTTAGTACTCAAATATGGTGGTGATCTAGTCAGCAGTGGGATAACCATGTATTACCTCTGAAGCAAGAGAAAGAAATGGCAGGTTCTATTGTGGACTCTGGTTAGGAAAAGCAATCAGTATAGGTAGTGGCAGTGCTGGCATTATGTCCGCAAAGGAGAGAAAAACTGGTACCAGAGAATTGGGGATAACTAGGAGTCCAAGTCAGAGAGAGAATCAGCTAGCAGATTTGGTAGCAGGCCGCTCGCATTAGGGAAGTTGTAAACATTCTAGTTGCATTAGGTAAAGGTCAAGGGCAAATCATCCCATGTATAAGGATGTATTGTATCTCAGATTAGGAAGCAAGAACAATCAATCTTTCTCTCCAATTATTCTCTCCAAACACCTTCAAGTTATCTTCAGCATGGTAGTAATTACATTCTGGATCAAAGTTTACAGCAGGTTCTGATACATGAAAATACACATGTCATAGCTAAAGTGCTGAATAGATTTTGTACTAGGCTAGGGAGAAGCTCTCAGCCCTGGAAGCAAAGATAGAAGAGTTATTTTTCAAACTCTAGCTTGCAATATTCCACATAGGGGGGTCCtctttagagcatctccagccgttgtgCCCCCAGGAGGCACATTTTCAGCCTCCTGGGGTTGCCCTTGGGTGGAAAAAAATTTCAGTCGTCCCCCCAACTGCGGTGCTATGCTTCCTACTCTGCGTGGTCGGGCTGGCCATGGTCGCGCGCTGGTCCCTGCTCTGCAACCCCTCCGCCTTCTCCGTCGACGGGCCGGCAGCCAAAGCGCCGTGTGGTGGCCTCGAGAAGAAGGTGCTACAGTCGCTGCCGACCGGGTCGTGGAGGCTGGAACAGAGGGAGGTggacgaggaggagggggagcggccgGAGTGCGCCATCTGCCTGGCGGAGTTCGCGCGCAGCGACGTGGCGCCCCGGACCCCGTGCCGGAGCTCCGCCCCGGCCACGCACAGGCGGGTGGGGGCGAGCGCCGCCCCGGCCAAGCACAGGCGAGTTTCGTGCCCCGCTCCCTCGCCCCGTGTCCGGTCCCTCAAGCCGCCCCCTGCAGCACGCAGCCGACCCGGCCCTGGAGCTCGTCCCTGCCGGCCGACGAGGCCGACATCATCTGGGGCGCCGGCGTCGTCCCCGCAGGCCGACCCGTTCGGGCGGGCCCGTGCCtacgccgcgcccgcgcccgcgcacCGCGAGCTCGCCCGTGTCGGAAGAGCATGAAGAGCGGCAGCGGCGAGCAGGAAGAGCAGGGCGCGGGCGGCCTGCGCCGCGTCCGCGCCCGCACCCCGCGAGCTCGCCCTCAGCGGCAGTGGCGAGCAGGAAGATCCGGCTCGACCTCAGCACAGGCACCGGCGCGCGCGGCGCCCCGGCCGTGACTCTAAGGAGTCCCTAGCTGGGCCTCCTTGGACGACCTCCTCGGCACGCGGCGTGCGGTGTGCGGCGTCGACGACCTCCTCGGCGCGCGAGGAGCGAGCAGAGCAGGCACCAGCCGCGGGTCGGCGCAGAGGCCGGAGCTCGGGAGGGCGGGAGGCGGTGTTGGGGCGGGAGCCTGGCGAGGGCGGCGCGCGGCGGACCGGCGGGGACCGGAGTGGACGAGTGGGGGCGCGGACGAGCTCTTCCTCGGCGCGAGCGATGGAGAGAGAAGAGAGCTTGTTTTTTCTTGCATGCTGCATGTGGTGGGCCTACGCAGGAGAAGGAGAGAGGCTGGCAGTGGGCCTTGCAGCAGCTAAATATAGCGCCGGCGCCCCCAGCTGACCCCCAGCTTTCTGGGTTTCTCTTGCCAGCGCCGGTCGTAGTTTTCGCTAATACCGGCGCAAAACGAGCCTGTGGGGGTGCGGCTGGGACCGTTTTTGACCGCCGGCGCTGAAAAAATGCTCCTGGGGGGCTTCCCGGGGGGCCtagtggagatgctcttagacAGAGGCCTAACAATCCAATCTAAGAGGTCATAGATCTTATCCCTAATTGCCTTATCACAAGCTAAAGGATATCTTCTTTATTTAAAGGATAGATAGACTATCTAAGATAGAGGTTGGGGATCTCTTCCCATAATTTGTAGCTGCCATGGTAGGGCCATGTACTCCGATACATAACACCTTGGTAGCAGGGAAATCATGCAGATACTTTTTCTTTAGATCAGAAATTCAATATTATACTTTTGTGTATCATACAGATTAATATTTCATTACTGCTACTTTACTAGGCATAGGTCAAACCTTTTAACACCTAATATTTTCACATGTTAGTGTTGCTTCATCAGCAATCACCCTAGAATGAAAAATGTAGACGGGTAGGGGTCTAAAATTCTACTTAACTAGATGATACCCCTCGTGTTGCCATGGAATTGGATATATAGTTTCTAAATACTCTGTAGAATACTAATTCAGTCCATAAGATTCAAACAATGTGATAGATTTCGACATAAACATAAAATATTAACATGAAAAGTTGTGCGTGTTACAATTAAATGCAATGTGATTTAAAACCTACTTAGAATGCACTTATGCATGTTTCATGGTAGAGGATTCTCATGCGTAGATCAGGCAGATGCTAGTGGATCAAGCTAGTAAATCTATCGGCTACAACAATTTTGATTATGTGGAAACATGCATGTTGAGATAATTAGAATTAATGGGGATCACTCTCTTAGGTATATATACTATAGGATTAGCTATAGAACCTTCATATTGACATCTATTGAACTACCAGagaaaaaaaatacttccaatgATAGAGAAGATCAACTCAATATGTAAACATCAATATGTAAACATCACATGTATTTCATTAATGAATTGTCTAACCATCTAAAGGGCATGCGGTGCAACACTCTAACTATCATTGTTTTGCTTTGCATATATGCTAGTGTATTTTGTTTGTGGTAATGATGTTCAAGATACAGAAAGTAAAACATAAAAGGGGGAAGAAACAAGGAACTTTCAGTTGTTACCATAATAGTATGTCGACAGAATCTCAATGCGCTCAATTGGCTGAAAATGGAATAAATACATAAATACGGTGCAATTTAGCATGTGGAAGAATTCAAATATTTAACATGTGCACTGGAGAGGTAAATAAGGCGGAACAGATTGCCCACACATAGGACTGGCATTGCCAGATACATACCATTACAAAAATGCCTTCTTTATGGGTTGGCAGGCGCTCTAGTTTTCTTAATGTATCGTCACCCTTAGTCACCCTCCCAAATACAGCATACTGAAAATCATTAGGCATCAATCTCCATTCAGTTACTTAACTGACATTGAATATGAGTCTTTTCAAAAAATGCTAAATACCTGGCCATCAAGGTGGGGAGCATCACCAAGGAGGATAGAAAAGGAAGAGGAGGCAGTGTCTGGATCAGAATACCTTGCAGAGGGGAAGAATAAGTAAATATCATAAGCTCATAAAATGTAATTGCAGATACAAAGCAGCTTCTTTTTTGTGCAGGGCATACGTGATCATATTTATGAATGAATCTATGAatgtttttcagaatttttaaagATACAtaattagctaaaccctagaCTCAAGCACCCACCCTTGCATGTACAATATCCACTCTGAATAAGGTTATACATTGCATTCATCTGGAGTTGTACGGGACGACAAAAGGAACTATGGAAAATCATATGAACCAATGCATACAGAAAGATGCTACATGATATTATGGTTTAGGCCAGAACCAGATGGTTTGATAAGACAGGTTTCTGCCGAAACTTCACAGGGAGTACCTTCCCATTGAGAGAATTCCTCTGACATGCTTGACAGTACTAAATTCACCAACAATTGATTTCTCTGCCTGTTGTTCCTGCTCTTTATTCATAGGGGCTTTTCTACCTCCCATGACATCGGCAACTTGCGCAACGAAACCCTTGTCAACCTGCAACCAGTAATGAATGTGCATGCATATGATAAAAAGTAGTCCATAAAAAAATTGTGTCAGCAAAGTTATCAAATTTATTCATACCCGGAAGAAGTGATTTGTATTATAGCATCCAAGCTGCACAAGTTTAAAAATGTGTTCAACTGTCTTAGGTGCAACATGAGGAAAGAAGCCGAATTCAATGTCACCATGATTTAACTGCAGGTACAATTGCAATACAAGTAGGTGATGTCAGTAAGAAAATTGATTAGCATACTACATTTGAGGATTGACTGGGTCATATAAAGGAACATAAGTACCAACAGATATAGAAGAACATAAAAAACGAAGTTCTTGCAAAGCACAAAAAACAAAACTAGGTATGCTACACAACAATGCAAATAAACTATCTGATCCAATTTGTGCCATTACAGCCGTATCATCTAGCAGCTGGAGTAGTTAGGTGTATTCGGCCAATAGGAGTAACCGATTAAATCAGAATTTTGACGAGAAATATGCAGCAGTTCACTCACCAGTCCTAGATTCCTAGTATACAAATGTTGCAATCCTCTCACTCTTAACTCCAATACACTCTGGCCGTACCACCCATGCTAAACCAATTCCACAACGAATCTTTGTAGAAATACAGCAGCGGCTCGGAAATTCCCGCTAAGATCCATACTCACGATTCACAAATCGGTCGACAAGTTTCTAAAAAAGAAAAGCAAATTCGTCGACAGATAAAGAGGATTTAATCTAGAAAAACCAATTCCGGGATATTTTTCCTCCCACAAACGCTATAATAGGCCGCTCAATTTGCAGGAGTTCAAGGCGAAACACCTGGGTGCGAATCTCACGACGGTAAGAGCAGAAACAGGAACAGGAATCAAGATCATGggggaggacctggaagacgaCGCGGGCGGATCCGAGGTTGGGATCCGAGGCGTAATAAGTGGAAGCGCCGGCAGTCGAAGCGGCCGTGACGAGGAAAAGCAGAGCGGCGGCGATGTGCCAGAACAAACCCGCCATTTTTCTTTTCTCCTCCATTTCTTTTTTGGTGTCCGCTGGTTTAGCTGCAGGAGGGGAGAGCGCCTTCTGAGGGGCGATTTGATTATTTGCCACCGTTTACTTTGGTCTTTGATATTTTGCCACAGATTACATTGAAATTGATCAGGTGCCACCCCTTAGTTTGCACTTTGTTCTTTTGCCACTTGTGTACACAAAAATAATCTTTGCAAAGGAGAAATAACTTAAGTGGACAAAACAGAGGACACTTTTGCCCTTTTACCTCTTTGACTAAAACACAGAGTCTGAACTCTAGCTCTTGCTCACTCCTGACACACAGACGCCACCGCTGCCGTCGCCCTGCTGCTCCCCGGAGGGCCCTGCTGCCCCGCCACCACCTCTCCCTCTTGCTCCCCTTGCATCTCCTCGCCTCTCCCTGCTGCTCATGGCGAGCTGCTCTTGCCGACCGCAGATGCTCCCCGTCTCAACGCCTCTCCCTGCTGCTCAAGGCGAGCTGCTCTTGCCGGCCACCGCTTCTCCCCGTCTCAACGCCTCTCCCTGCTGCTCACGGCTTGCTGCTTTTGCCGGCCGCCGCTGCTCCCATTCTGaacgtgctgctgctgctgctgctcgaAGGACTAGTCAGTGCTGCACCTCTTCCCTGTCCCTTCTGATGCAAACATTGGCAAATGGTCAAACTAGCTGATCTGAAACTTGAAATGCATGGAAACGTTGAATCTTTGATCCAAATAAGTTGAAAATTTTCCAGAATAGTTAGAATTTCATTGTTGAATTTCTgtaattttttgaaattttttcgagaacttttcaaaatttcatcaaaATTTACAACTGAAAAATTGAATTTAAATTTCCTCCAAAATGGCTCATCCAAATGAGCTCAAATTATACCAGAATAGTCGCACATATATGGTtgttttttttaaattatttcAATTTTTTCTGGGTTGTTCAAAAAAAAGTTCAAAATTTGGGCATCGTTTTGGCCTAATTTGGACAACATTTTGGTTGTTTTTCTAACTTCTCACAAAATTTATGCACAAATGTTCCAAAATATAACATATCTTTTCAGATGAACATATTCATGTACCATCACACAATCTGAACACAATATAGCTTAAAACATATATTTCACATGTCCATACATCATCCATTTTCATACATCATCTAACATAAGGCTGTGATGTTGCACAAATTAGTAGGGGCTGCCAAGTCTGGCATATTACAACCAAAAACATAAGGCAATAATTGGTGCCATGTTGCACACAAAGTAATGGGTGCCAAGTCTGACATACTACAACCAAAAGCATAGAGAACATAGAAGATGATGCACAACACTAGATCTTCCTTCTCTTCGGGGTCAACTTCCTAGCTTTCGAGGTTGAGGCCATGTCATATGCCATCGTGGTGTCCTTCACAGTTGGGGTAGGTTGCTGCGATGCCTCATCAGCCAATGCCATAGCCAACATCCTGCATGTGTTGAGAAATATAAGATTTGGAAGGAAAAATTAACATTACAAAGAACAGTTGATGTGTTTACCTTCTAGTCACAGGATTGGGACTACCTTGAAGATTCAGTGGCATAGTGATCGTGTGCCTATTGGGAGTCACAACAACTTCAAGTTGTGGTGCTGCATGTGTTGCCTCATCAGCTCACATGTCGCAAGTTTTCACGACATGTCGCAAGTTGTATTTACTTGTGTCCCTCACCTCACAACTTGCAACTCCAGATTTCCCAACTTTCAAATGTTTAAGTCCCCTTGTCCTATTATGAATTTGTTGGATG
The Aegilops tauschii subsp. strangulata cultivar AL8/78 chromosome 3, Aet v6.0, whole genome shotgun sequence genome window above contains:
- the LOC109738513 gene encoding peptidyl-prolyl cis-trans isomerase CYP23 → MEEKRKMAGLFWHIAAALLFLVTAASTAGASTYYASDPNLGSARVVFQLNHGDIEFGFFPHVAPKTVEHIFKLVQLGCYNTNHFFRVDKGFVAQVADVMGGRKAPMNKEQEQQAEKSIVGEFSTVKHVRGILSMGRYSDPDTASSSFSILLGDAPHLDGQYAVFGRVTKGDDTLRKLERLPTHKEGIFVMPIERIEILSTYYYDIDAESCEAEKSILKRRLSESASEVERWRRKCFA